The Scatophagus argus isolate fScaArg1 chromosome 4, fScaArg1.pri, whole genome shotgun sequence DNA window GGAAATATTAAGAAACTGAACCTGGAGTTCTATATTATACCACAGGAACATCTTAATACCAGAGTGACAGGCTGGAATAACCAATCAAAAATGGACTGAATCAAGTACATGAATGACACCTAAGGTGTACTTGAAACCTGAAAATCCCAGTttaatacaatatacaataaacTTAACTGATAACACCCAAattttacatgtgtgtatgtattatgtattgAGTTCACAGTATTCTTTTGTATTACACTCTTCTCCCACTAACCAGGATAGCAGCTcgtttttaaacttttttttttttttatcatctgcTCActgagggcggcacggtggtgcagtggttagcactgtcacctcatagcaagagggttccaggttcgaatcccagtctgggcccttctatgtggagtttgcatgttctccctgtgcctgcgtgggttttctccgggtactccggcttcctcccacaataccaatacattaggttaattggctactctacattgtccctaggtgtgagtgtgagagtgtgtttgtctttgtgtgttggccccctgcgattgactgggTGAACGCCACCTCTCggaaccccacctctcgcccgtagtcagctgggataggctccagctcccctgtgaccctgacggataagcggtatagaaaatggatggatggatggacggatcTGCTCACTGAATTTAAGACATATACTAAAAAGACTATTATATGCTGAAGTATTCATTCTTAAATGTTGTCTCAAAGGTTTTAGATGATTAAAGCTTATCAAGATAAACTTAATGTCTGTTCTGCTCATCAACTAACAGAGGTCTTCATGGGACAGCAACACCACCCTATCCTAAAGTAAAATTTACCTGCAGCCAGTTAGAGCTTTACTGCATGCTGTAAAAACTACTGTGCATCATGGGAGAGCTTGTACAGTGTAGGAGGGAAAAGTGTCACAGCTTTGaggaaacactttttttttatttttcttttggcaaaAAAGCAACCATAAATacaaatttcaaataaatatgtaCATTCATAATAGTCCCTGATAGTTCCCACACAGTTCAGACAGCTGCTTGCACATACAAAACAGAActtaactttttaatttttaaggCCACTTGTCATCCTCGACGAATGAACTAATTTTGCATGAGCAGGTTGGATGTGGCGATACCTTTCGAAATTTACTTCATTCATTGTCTTCTTGGAATAACGGCTGTGGAAGACAGGAGATGACGACAGTTATGCAACGCTTGAATAAAACAAATCGTCTGAACTCTATTATTGTATATCAACTGCACTGATATTCTCACCGTGTAAGCCATATCCTCAGGCCCCGAGTCTGGTCGCTGCCATTTGTGGTTAGACAATATCTTAAAAACAACCAAGCCAAAGGCTACAATCAAAACTCCTAATGAATTTCCTAGCACAGCCTCAGGTGGAAGGTTAGCGTATGGCTGTGTTCCATTGCCGCTGCCTTTgctgtggaaaaacacatttaaaaggacAGTTTTAGCAGTTTCTCTGGAAGGGAAATATCAATGAGAAGTAACAGAATCGTGGCACTCACAGAGAAAAGATGAGTTTCTCATTGATTCCAGAGATGCAGGCAACAATGCTGAGAGTGAGTATGCTGCCTCCAAACCACACATGTATGGGTTTCAGGAGTTTGCGCAGTGATGTGGGGGAGCACGGCAGGAGGAAGGAAGTCAAACCCACCACCCACTGGAAGAGTGAGTGCAGGGACAGACATTCAcataaacaggaaacacaaaggcagaaaaaccATGTCTCAGTGAGATAAAACAACCCTTCATACCTGATCTTATTACACCTGGTTAGTTAAGTGATTCTGTTTCAAAGTTGTATACCTGTATGGCGAAAAGAGCTGTGGCAGTGATTCCAATCCAGCTGTGCAACGAGTAGAGGTTTGCAATGTTTTTGGCATTGTGGAagtcaaacacagcacaaagtcCCACGATAGACAGGACAAGGGCGAGGAGCATCAGGGTAGCATGCACTAGCTTCCAGGGGAGTTTATTCTGGCCCCAGGTCAGGGGAATACGGTACAGCACAGCTCCTGCGGGGGAAATGATGCATCAATAGGTTAAGTGTGCATAACAGTTGTACCATGTCTTCTGTGATGCTGCAggaaactgagaaaataagtCTGATGATGTCCTCCCGTCCACATGTCCGGGTGTTGCGTGGTACCCGCTGCCATCCCGGTGTACGTGCGTGTGAGAATGGAATgagatcaaaaacaaaaatgtgaaaaagtgattATACTAGTTTGAACTGATGTTTTGTCCTCCTAGGTGCAACATCACGGCacagaaaacaatgtgacagagaaaataaacaggtACATCCAATGGCACATTTCTGTTGAATTACACTGAATTTTTGAGGCTCCTGGTGGATTTTATCATGAAAATCTGATGCTTTCTTATTTTGTTGAAACTGAATCTCAGCACTCTGTTTTAGCATTGGctatgatgcactgagcttATATCCCCACCTAAGCTGGGACCTATGCATCACTTTAAGCTTTAacttaaagaaaacaacatgcaaaagATTGGACCACgtttaaatgtttctgttttatccaAGACACTGTGGTGTTTCTAACTGCGGATGGTTATGGTTCATTGTGCTGATAAATAAATCTGTATGCCATTACAGAAAACATGGAGACAACTGATTTGACAACAtgtgcataacagtgaaaactgaGCTAAAAAGAGTCATCATCTGTCATCATCTCATATTtgaaactcaaacacacacacacaacagtacaGTTTCTCTGAAGAGAACTCCGGAGGGAGTTGTCACAGCTTCTAATACACCCACTTATAATTTCTG harbors:
- the LOC124057699 gene encoding lysosomal membrane ascorbate-dependent ferrireductase CYB561A3 isoform X2 translates to MRSVVSFYIFYVLSLLLGLACVVCVCLWNSKWRGGFAWDGSALQFNWHPVLMVTGLVVLYGYGAVLYRIPLTWGQNKLPWKLVHATLMLLALVLSIVGLCAVFDFHNAKNIANLYSLHSWIGITATALFAIQWVVGLTSFLLPCSPTSLRKLLKPIHVWFGGSILTLSIVACISGINEKLIFSLKGSGNGTQPYANLPPEAVLGNSLGVLIVAFGLVVFKILSNHKWQRPDSGPEDMAYTPLFQEDNE
- the LOC124057699 gene encoding lysosomal membrane ascorbate-dependent ferrireductase CYB561A3 isoform X1 codes for the protein MKRAGPSAPRCSSTTDRFPLSHLNAAESGSETPAEPEKSEVRAQSTPTDLSRMRSVVSFYIFYVLSLLLGLACVVCVCLWNSKWRGGFAWDGSALQFNWHPVLMVTGLVVLYGYGAVLYRIPLTWGQNKLPWKLVHATLMLLALVLSIVGLCAVFDFHNAKNIANLYSLHSWIGITATALFAIQWVVGLTSFLLPCSPTSLRKLLKPIHVWFGGSILTLSIVACISGINEKLIFSLKGSGNGTQPYANLPPEAVLGNSLGVLIVAFGLVVFKILSNHKWQRPDSGPEDMAYTPLFQEDNE